The stretch of DNA TATATTGCACCGGATGAGAAAACAGTGCAACAACATGCTGATCAGGGAGGATTTCCGGCGAACAGTATTGCCAGAGTTTATAGTATCATTGATCCCACAACCGCTGAAGGATAAAATAAAAAAGACTTCTTATATACCGTAAGAAGTCTTTCTGTTAAATAGGTTATTTGAACCTATAGCCAAGCGAAACATAAGGAGCCCTGAATCTTGGTTTGTAGCTGAAAATGCCATCTCGGTCTTTGAAGGGAGATATAAAACTTTCTTCATAAAATACGCCCAACTCAAATTTTTTATACTCTATCCCCAAACCAAATTGAATTCCTGCATCAAATGAGTTGAAAAGCTCTTTTTCTTCCTTTTTTGTTGATTTAGTATAGTTTGAGCCGAGAAAGTAACCAGTTTGAGCATCATAGTAGCTGTTTCTTAACTTTGCTTGAGTTTTTACTGCCAGTCCGATACTAGGTCCAGCATAAATATTCAGATATGGAAATGGATGATACCTAAACAGTAGTGGCATTTGTATGTAACTTAGATCTATGGTCATTCCTTCGTAGTATTGAATGGTACTCATAGATTCATCTGTGTAGAAACGCGCATACACAGGAAGGAACATGTCACGATTGGTAAAAGTCAGATTCGGTTGAAATGATAAATTGTTGTTTAGGTTCTTTTCAAGAAAAACAGACAAAGAAAAGCTATTTCTTTCCGAAGGAATATCGCCAGAGCCTTCACGTTCTTTTAATCCGAATTTTGAATAGTTACTTTTCTGATAAGTAGCTTTAAGTCCCCAGCCAATTTTTTGTGAATAAACAGCTGTAATTGAAATAGCCAAAAAACAAATGATAAGTAGAGTTTTTTTCATTGGAAATTGCATTAAGTAAATAGGTGGGCGAAGATAAGCTTAAAATGGGAAAAAGGTGATATAACCATTGGAAAAGGGCCTTTTGTAATTTATTTCGTTCGATCTTTTTCTTAAATGCGTAGTACTGTTATTAATTGTATCGGAATTTTTTGTGGATTGTTTCAGTTATGAGCATGCAGCGCTTATTTTTGCTGAACCAATTTAATCAGTAAACTAAAGGTCATTAATACCACTATGACATTCAAAGAACAAGTACTTCAAGGCATTCCTGTTGAATTGCCGGCAAAAAAAGCATACGATACAGCTGTAAGCCATGCGCCAATTAGAAAACAACTATTAAGCAGAGAAGAGAAAAAACTGAGTCTGCGCAATGCTTTACGTTATTTTCCTAAACAGTGGCATAAAGAACTGGCTGAAGAGTTTTTAGAAGAGCTGGAAACTTTCGGTCGTATTTATATGTATCGTTTCAGACCTGATTATGCGATGTATGCACGGCCAATTCATGAATATCCTTGTAAGAGTATTCAGGCGGCAGCAATCATGCTCATGATTCAAAATAATCTTGATCCTGCCATAGCGCAGCATCCTCACGAGCTAATAACTTATGGAGGAAACGGTGCTGTGTTTCAAAATTGGGCTCAATACCTGTTAACTATGCAGCTGCTGGCAACGATGACTGATGAGCAAACGTTGAATATTTATAGTGGTCACCCACAGGGTTTATTCCCTTCCGGGAAATCTGCTCCACGTGTGGTTGTTACCAATGGGATGATGATTCCAAATTACTCTTCACCTGATGATTTGGAGCGTTACAATGCTTTAGGCGTAACCCAATACGGACAAATGACGGCTGGTTCTTACATGTATATTGGTCCTCAAGGGATCGTTCATGGTACCACCATTACCGTAATGAATGCTTTCCGGAAAAAATTGGGCAAGGACGCTGATTCTAAAGGAAAAATTTTCCTGACAGCAGGTTTAGGTGGCATGAGCGGAGCGCAGCCTAAGGCAGGCAATATTGCCGGATGTATAACTATCTGTGCCGAAATAAATCCGGCGGCAGCAACCAAGCGCCATTCACAAGGCTGGGTTGATGAATTAATCGAGGATATGAGTACGCTTGTTGCTCGTGTGCGAACAGCCAAAGACAATAAAGAAACTGTTTCGCTAGCTTTTATCGGAAACGTAGTTGATGTTTGGGAGCAATTTGATAAAGAAGGCATTTTTATTGAAATAGGTTCAGATCAAACCTCACTGCACAATCCATGGTCGGGAGGTTATTATCCGGCAGGATTGAGCTTTGATGAATCGAACCAAATGATTGCGGCCAATCCCGAGTTATTTAAAGAAAAAGTACGTGAATCATTGAGAAGACATGCGGCTTCAATTAATAGTCATTGTGCTAAAGGAACTTACTTTTTTGATTACGGTAATGCCTTTTTACTGGAATGTAGCCGAGCCGGCGCAGCAGTAATGGCCGAAAACGGAATCGACTTTAAATATCCTTCATATGTTGAAGATATCTTAGGCCCGATGTGTTTTGATTATGGCTTTGGTCCGTTCCGTTGGGTGTGTACTTCAGGAAATCCTAAAGATTTACAAACAACTGACCGCATTGCAAGAGAAGTTTTGGAAGAAATTAAAGCACAGTCTCCTGAAGAAATTCAGCAACAAATGCAGGATAATATCATTTGGATCAGAGATGCTGAAAAAAATAAACTGGTTGTGGGCTCGCAAGCACGTATTCTTTATGCCGATGCAGAAGGTCGGGCTAAAATTGCGTTGAAATTTAATGAGGCAATTAAATCTGGTGAATTGTCAGCTCCGGTAGTTTTAGGTCGCGACCATCACGATGTAAGTGGAACAGATTCTCCATTCAGAGAAACCAGCAATATTTATGACGGTAGTCGTTTTACAGCCGACATGGCAGTACATAATGTTATAGGAGATAGTTTCCGTGGTGCAACCTGGGTTTCCATTCATAATGGAGGCGGTGTTGGCTGGGGAGAAGTGATAAATGGAGGGTTCGGAATGGTGCTCGATGGAAGTGATGAGGCTAAACAAAAATTGCAAAACATGCTGTTTTTTGATGTTAACAACGGCATTGCCCGTAGAAGTTGGGCGCGCAACAAAGAAGCAAACTTTGCAATAGCCAGGGAAATGGAAAGAACTCCATTACTAAAGATAACAATGCCAACTATTGTTGAAGATGAAGTAATAAACGAGTTATTCTAATAGTTATTTAGGGCACAAAAACTTGTGCCCTTTTTTTGTTTTTATCTTCCGGTTTTAATAAGAAACAAAGTGTTGTTTTCAGTCTAGTCCATTTTGGACCAAATTGACACCAATCCATCCTATTATCGTGATGCAGTTGCTTATATAATTTCAGGATATTGTAATCCGGTCAGTTTTCAATGGTGTTAAGCGTATCCATTAGATAAAATTTTAATTAAGAAAGATTTATTGACTATTTTTGGGACATCAATGTTAGTAATAAAGGCAAAAAACAACAAAATTAAGCAGTTGTTATCGGGCTGGCTGTTGGCTGTGTTCCTGATAACCCTGACGCCTTTTTCTGCATTTCACCACCATAAATCAGCAACGGAAAATGCGACGCATGAAACCAAACCTGTAAAGGGATTTGTGCTAAAAGCTTCTGACGGATCGGAGTCATGTTTGATCTGTAGTTTCCCTTTTGTAAAGAACTTTCTGGTGGAAAATCAACTGCACTTAAGCTATTACAGTGTAGTTGTAAGATTTTTTGCAGTAGAGAATGTAAAGGCGCAGCTTTTTATAAACTCTTTAAAGCAGTTACGCGCTCCTCCATTCCAATCCCCTCCTTTTTAATATACCTTAGTTTAACAGGGTATAAATTTCCTTATCGATTTATTATTCGCTGATTAACATTCCGTCTTATCGGAAATGTCAAACAGTTATTATTTACGTATTGATTACTCGCATTTAATTCATGATGCGCAGGTTAATCAGATTGTACAATCATTTCAGATGAAAGCTAAGTTTCTATCATTCATATTTATACTCTTCTCTCTTGTTGGTCTTACGGAAAATGTAAATGCTAATGCAGTTTCAAATTTATCCGGACGGGTAACAGATAAAAAAACCGGGCAGCCAATTGCGGGCGCCGTAGTTAGTGTTTCTGCATTGCGTGTAGGCGTTTCGACCAATTCGAATGGAGAATATTCATTGCCCAATCTTCCTAAAAAGAAGTTAATGATTGATGTAAGCCAGTTGGGCTATAAAACAATTACTCAAGCAATAGATATTTCAACAACAGTCATAGTAAATTTTGAAATGGAAATTTCAGTGATTGAGGCGAATGAAGTTGTGGTAACTGGCTCTCCTATTTTGGGTAAAAACTCAAGAAATAGTACACCAATAGAAGTTGTTTCAAGAAAAGAAATTACACAAAGTGGAGCTACGAATATTGTTGACGCTTTAAGTAAGGTTCCGGGAGTATCGCAAGTTACCACAGGTGGGGCTATTTCAAAGCCGGTTATCAGAGGGCTGAGTTATAACCGCGTGGTTACCTTAAGCAATGATGTTAAACAAGAAGGTCAACAATGGGGAGATGAGCACGGGATTGAGATCGACCAATATGCTGCGGCAAAAGTGGAGGTATTAAGGGGGCCGGCAAGTTTATTCTATGGTTCAGACGCATTGGGAGGTGTTATTAATATTATTGATCCCGTTGTTACTACACATGGAAATATAAAAGGGCAATTCAATACTAATTATTCGCTTAATAACGGTTTAACAGCTAATAATATCCAATTTGAAGGTAACACAAACGGTTTTGTTTACCGCCTAAACGGCACCTATAAAAACGCCATGTCCTATAAAACACCTACGGAACGTGTCTATAACAGTGCTTTTAAAGAGGATGATTTAAGTGCTATGGTTGGCATGAATAAGTCGTGGGGATTTGCTCATTTAACTTATTCACGTTTTAATACAAAATTAGGGTTAACCGAAGGTGAACGTGATGATAATGGAAGTTTTGTTGATGGAGAAGGAAATCCGGTTTCTGCGGATGATCTTAAAAGCAGATCTATGTTTTTGCCATTTCAGCATATTACTCACCAGAAATTGGCCTTAAATACTAACATTTCGCTTGGTAAGGGATTTTTGAAAACTACCCTTGGTTTCCAGAATAACCAACGGAAAGAATTAGAGGAATCAGCAACTGATCCTGCCACTTATTTTTATCTCAACACCTATTCATTGGATAGCAAATACTATTTCCCAGAATATAATGGATGGGCACCTGTAGTTGGTATTTCAGGTACCATACAAAATAATGAGAATAAAGGGGAAGAAGCATTAATCCCTGCTTATGACATGTATTCGGCTGGTATTTTTGCTTATGTTAAGAAAGAATGGGAGCGATTAAGTTTTGATGCCGGGGTACGGTTTGATAACCGCAAACTAAACGGAAAACAAGAGTTTCAGTTTAATGAGTTTAGTAATAATTTTTCGAATATATCAGGATCTGTGGGTATGACGTATCAACTTACGGATGCACTTAACTTTAAAGCAAATATTGGGCGTGGATTCCGCGCTCCTAATATTGCAGAATTAAGTGCAGATGGAGTTCATGAAGGGGCCTTCCGTTACGAAATCGGAAATACAAATCTTAATCAGGAAACCAGTACACAGTTTGATGCTTCTTTGGACTGGGAAGGTAAATACTTTAGTGCAGGGTTAAACAGCTATTATAATCTCATAAACGATTATATCTATTATCAAAATACCAATAACGAAGAAATAGAAGTTGATGGCGGTTTTTATCCAGTTTATCGTTATGTACAGGGAAATTCATCAATTCGTGGGTTAGAGGTTAGTTTTGATGTACACCCGGTTAATGCATTGCATTTTGAAAACTCATTTGCTTATACCCGTGGCACAAATAATGACGCTAAAACTGATCTTCCATTCATTCCACAAGCAAAAATGATTAATACCCTTCGATATAATTTCGACAATAAAAAAGATGCATTAATATCGAACTTGTTTGCAAGCGTTGGGTTAGAGACCAGTTTTAAGCAAGATAAGGTAGATCCTTTCGAAACAACCTCTAGCGGTTATACAATATTAAATGCTTCTGTTGGTGCTTCTTTGCGAAGTAAAACAGGACGTGAAGTCCTTACTGTATTTGTTAACGGAAAGAACCTTACGGATAAAAATTATATTGACCACTTAAGTCGCTTCAAAGAAATAGGTGTTTCAAATATTGGAAGAAATATCACTTTTGGAGTTTCTGTTCCGTTCTCAAACAATTGATAATTAAAGAATAATACTAATTTTTGTAGTCGATAAAAGCCCTTCGTTTTTCGAAGGGCTTTTTAGTTGGGTGTTATTTCTTAATCTCCGTTTTTTTAATTTAAATTTAATTAACATTCATATTAGTAATTATTATAGCCAGTTATGAAATTACGATTAACCTTAATTTAATTAACTTTAGATTGTATACTAAAAATATTACAAGTATTTATTCCGGATTACAAGGCATTTTAGTATATTTATTGGTAACGCTCTCGGTAATTGTTTTTTAATTGACAAAGTCCGAATCTCAACCAATTTCAAAATGATTTGTTACCCTAACATATCATTTCATCTATCAACGTTCTCAAAGAGTTTACTGTTGAGTGTGGCACTGCTTTTTTGCAGTTTTCATGCATTCTCCCAATATCAGTTCAGAATAACAGAAGGTAAAAAAGGTCAGATAAATATGCCTTTTGAATTTCAACGCAATCTGATCATTCTTCCTGTATACATAAACGATCACGGACCATATAACTTTATTCTGGATAGTGGTGTAAGCATTATGCTGATTACTAATCCGGCTTTAAAAGACTCCCTTAATTTGCAATTAGGCCGAAATGTTACCATAAAAGGTTTGGGAGAAGGGGATGATCTTACGGCACAGATCGTTACCGGAATAAAGATGAAGATCGGTAAAACCCAATGCACTAATATGGCCGGAGCTATCATTCCAAAGGATGTGTTGGACTTATCTGCTTATGTGGGAATGCCGATTTATGGAATAATTGGATTTGATTTCTTTAACAGCTTTGTAGTAAGAATAAATTACGTAAGCCAGTTAATTACTGTTTATGATACAAGTGATTTTAAGCAACCTCGTAAATGCAAACCAATTCCACTCATTATCGAAAATCAACGTGCTTACGTGATTGCTGAAGTGACTATGAATGATACAAAAATAGTAAAAACTAAATTAATCATCGATACCGGTGCTGGTCATCCTGTTTCATTAGAGCCTTCATCGAACCCGGATATTAAGGTTCCGGATTCAACATTGGATGCTTACTTGGGAAGAGGGTTAAGCGGACCTATCGACGGACATATTGGTCGGATCAAACATCTTGCTTTTAGCGATATTGAAGTTAAAAATGTGATTACATCGTTTCCGAACTATTCTGATGTTGGGGCAAAAATAACTAACAATAATAACCGAAATGGAAATATCGGGAATGACCTGTTGAAACGATTTACTGTAACTTTCGATTATTCGAGAGGAAGAATGTTCTTAAAACCAAACGTATATTTCAATATGCCATTTGAACATGATATGAGCGGACTGGAGCTTGCTTCTGATCCGACGGTAAAACGATACTTCATTTCATTGGTTCAGCCTGGTTCTCCAGCTGATCAGGCGGGTTTGCAAAAAGATGATGAAATTATTTCTATTAACTTAAAACCTGTGTCAGAAATGCCTGTTTCTGAGATTGATGGTTTATTACGTTCAAAAGATAATCGTGGATTATTGATCCAGTATCATCGTAAGAACACCACCAATTACGTTGTACTTACGCTTAAGCGTAGAGTTTAGGCAGTCAATTCTCCTCGAATCTTCCCCCTTTTTGCAGCAGGGTAATTGTAAAAACTCTGTTGTTCTTAGCCTTTTCACAAATTAATTCAGCTGAAGGTGTAGTTTTGCTTCAACCTTAACAAAAGAAAAATTAGAAAATGTTTATTCAATCACAGAAGTTAAAGCTGGCTGGAATGCTATTGCTTGCAGGTACTTTTATTGCACCTGCACAGGCTCAGCAAAAAAAAGCTCCGCAAGGTATGCCTGCAGGTGCTCCTTCGCCTATGCCAGGACAAGGTGGGCAGCAGAAGCAAGGAATCCGCCCATATTCAGAAGTTATTACAGCAAAAGCGGTATCAGACAAAGGTCTTTTTACGGTTCATAAAGTTGATGATCGTTATTTTTATGAGATTCCTGATTCATTAATGAATCGTGATCTGTTATTAGTAACCCGTACAGTTAAAACGGCTAACGGTCTTGGCTACGGAGGGGAAATCCTTGATTCAAAAGTTCTCCGTTTTGAGAAGTATGATAAAAAGAAAGTATTTCTGAGAGAGATTTCTTACGATGTAGTGGTTGATAAGAACTCAGATATGTATCAATCGGTACAAAACTCAAACGTTCAGCCTATCATTTCGAGCTTTGATGTCAAGGCATTAGCGAAAGATTCTGCTGGGGTAGTAATTGATATTACTGACCTGTTTGCAAAAGATAATTCTTCGTTCTCATTCCCTGAAAACTTA from Solitalea canadensis DSM 3403 encodes:
- a CDS encoding urocanate hydratase encodes the protein MTFKEQVLQGIPVELPAKKAYDTAVSHAPIRKQLLSREEKKLSLRNALRYFPKQWHKELAEEFLEELETFGRIYMYRFRPDYAMYARPIHEYPCKSIQAAAIMLMIQNNLDPAIAQHPHELITYGGNGAVFQNWAQYLLTMQLLATMTDEQTLNIYSGHPQGLFPSGKSAPRVVVTNGMMIPNYSSPDDLERYNALGVTQYGQMTAGSYMYIGPQGIVHGTTITVMNAFRKKLGKDADSKGKIFLTAGLGGMSGAQPKAGNIAGCITICAEINPAAATKRHSQGWVDELIEDMSTLVARVRTAKDNKETVSLAFIGNVVDVWEQFDKEGIFIEIGSDQTSLHNPWSGGYYPAGLSFDESNQMIAANPELFKEKVRESLRRHAASINSHCAKGTYFFDYGNAFLLECSRAGAAVMAENGIDFKYPSYVEDILGPMCFDYGFGPFRWVCTSGNPKDLQTTDRIAREVLEEIKAQSPEEIQQQMQDNIIWIRDAEKNKLVVGSQARILYADAEGRAKIALKFNEAIKSGELSAPVVLGRDHHDVSGTDSPFRETSNIYDGSRFTADMAVHNVIGDSFRGATWVSIHNGGGVGWGEVINGGFGMVLDGSDEAKQKLQNMLFFDVNNGIARRSWARNKEANFAIAREMERTPLLKITMPTIVEDEVINELF
- a CDS encoding aspartyl protease family protein, encoding MALLFCSFHAFSQYQFRITEGKKGQINMPFEFQRNLIILPVYINDHGPYNFILDSGVSIMLITNPALKDSLNLQLGRNVTIKGLGEGDDLTAQIVTGIKMKIGKTQCTNMAGAIIPKDVLDLSAYVGMPIYGIIGFDFFNSFVVRINYVSQLITVYDTSDFKQPRKCKPIPLIIENQRAYVIAEVTMNDTKIVKTKLIIDTGAGHPVSLEPSSNPDIKVPDSTLDAYLGRGLSGPIDGHIGRIKHLAFSDIEVKNVITSFPNYSDVGAKITNNNNRNGNIGNDLLKRFTVTFDYSRGRMFLKPNVYFNMPFEHDMSGLELASDPTVKRYFISLVQPGSPADQAGLQKDDEIISINLKPVSEMPVSEIDGLLRSKDNRGLLIQYHRKNTTNYVVLTLKRRV
- a CDS encoding porin family protein, which translates into the protein MKKTLLIICFLAISITAVYSQKIGWGLKATYQKSNYSKFGLKEREGSGDIPSERNSFSLSVFLEKNLNNNLSFQPNLTFTNRDMFLPVYARFYTDESMSTIQYYEGMTIDLSYIQMPLLFRYHPFPYLNIYAGPSIGLAVKTQAKLRNSYYDAQTGYFLGSNYTKSTKKEEKELFNSFDAGIQFGLGIEYKKFELGVFYEESFISPFKDRDGIFSYKPRFRAPYVSLGYRFK
- a CDS encoding TonB-dependent receptor encodes the protein MSNSYYLRIDYSHLIHDAQVNQIVQSFQMKAKFLSFIFILFSLVGLTENVNANAVSNLSGRVTDKKTGQPIAGAVVSVSALRVGVSTNSNGEYSLPNLPKKKLMIDVSQLGYKTITQAIDISTTVIVNFEMEISVIEANEVVVTGSPILGKNSRNSTPIEVVSRKEITQSGATNIVDALSKVPGVSQVTTGGAISKPVIRGLSYNRVVTLSNDVKQEGQQWGDEHGIEIDQYAAAKVEVLRGPASLFYGSDALGGVINIIDPVVTTHGNIKGQFNTNYSLNNGLTANNIQFEGNTNGFVYRLNGTYKNAMSYKTPTERVYNSAFKEDDLSAMVGMNKSWGFAHLTYSRFNTKLGLTEGERDDNGSFVDGEGNPVSADDLKSRSMFLPFQHITHQKLALNTNISLGKGFLKTTLGFQNNQRKELEESATDPATYFYLNTYSLDSKYYFPEYNGWAPVVGISGTIQNNENKGEEALIPAYDMYSAGIFAYVKKEWERLSFDAGVRFDNRKLNGKQEFQFNEFSNNFSNISGSVGMTYQLTDALNFKANIGRGFRAPNIAELSADGVHEGAFRYEIGNTNLNQETSTQFDASLDWEGKYFSAGLNSYYNLINDYIYYQNTNNEEIEVDGGFYPVYRYVQGNSSIRGLEVSFDVHPVNALHFENSFAYTRGTNNDAKTDLPFIPQAKMINTLRYNFDNKKDALISNLFASVGLETSFKQDKVDPFETTSSGYTILNASVGASLRSKTGREVLTVFVNGKNLTDKNYIDHLSRFKEIGVSNIGRNITFGVSVPFSNN